In Geobacter anodireducens, a genomic segment contains:
- a CDS encoding UDP-3-O-[3-hydroxymyristoyl] N-acetylglucosamine deacetylase yields MNKRQTTINRIFKLSGIGLHTGREVTLEFIPRREFGIAFVYQGQLIPARYDMVADTRLSTQIAADGKSVSTIEHLMAAFYYSGITNCLVYIDGPEVPIMDGSAWEFYHEIWRAGVYEFPETGVYLKVLRPVEARHNDAWVRVKPLNTLDITMTIEFRPPVGKQRKRLMDVENAVSIINSRTFVLHEEIEAIRKAGLAKGGSLDNAVVIGGDEILNPNGLRYKKELVNHKILDLIGDLFTCGYRMLGKVEANKTGHYLNNRLLREIFADPDNYAIY; encoded by the coding sequence ATGAACAAACGACAAACAACCATCAACCGGATTTTCAAGCTGAGCGGCATCGGTCTCCATACGGGACGGGAAGTAACCCTGGAATTCATTCCCCGCCGGGAGTTCGGCATCGCCTTCGTCTACCAGGGACAACTTATCCCGGCCCGCTACGACATGGTGGCGGATACCCGGCTTTCGACCCAGATCGCGGCGGACGGGAAGTCGGTATCCACCATCGAGCACCTGATGGCGGCCTTCTACTACTCGGGGATCACCAACTGCCTCGTCTACATCGACGGCCCCGAGGTGCCGATCATGGACGGCTCGGCCTGGGAGTTCTACCACGAGATCTGGCGGGCCGGGGTCTACGAGTTTCCGGAAACGGGGGTCTACCTGAAGGTGCTCCGCCCCGTGGAGGCGCGCCATAACGACGCCTGGGTGCGGGTGAAACCCCTCAACACCCTCGACATCACCATGACCATCGAGTTCCGCCCGCCGGTGGGGAAGCAGCGGAAGCGGCTCATGGACGTGGAGAACGCCGTCTCCATCATCAACTCGCGCACCTTTGTCCTCCACGAGGAGATCGAGGCGATCCGCAAGGCGGGCCTTGCCAAGGGGGGGTCCCTGGACAACGCCGTGGTCATCGGCGGCGACGAGATCCTGAACCCCAACGGTCTCCGCTACAAGAAGGAGCTGGTGAACCACAAGATACTCGACCTCATCGGCGACCTGTTTACCTGCGGCTACCGCATGCTGGGCAAGGTGGAGGCAAACAAGACCGGCCACTACCTGAACAACCGGCTGCTGCGCGAGATTTTCGCCGACCCCGACAATTACGCCATTTACTGA
- a CDS encoding antitoxin, producing the protein MPNTRLNISLPTHIVDDIKALYGPRGLSQFLEEAAQEKLAAVKREAFKGLIEGYRSTADETVEVLKKLEAAVTEERDV; encoded by the coding sequence ATGCCGAACACCCGACTGAACATCTCGCTGCCGACCCACATCGTGGACGACATCAAGGCGCTCTACGGCCCCCGGGGGCTGAGCCAGTTCCTGGAGGAGGCGGCCCAGGAGAAGCTGGCCGCCGTGAAGCGGGAGGCCTTCAAGGGACTCATTGAGGGGTACCGCTCAACCGCGGACGAGACGGTGGAGGTCCTGAAAAAACTCGAAGCGGCAGTGACGGAGGAGCGGGATGTTTAA
- a CDS encoding peptidase C14, which yields MPKGIALAIGLNAVDPKHYGGWSGKLNACEADAEDMAAVAADKGFAVTPLMTKAATRAKVIEAIGKAAKALGKGDIFMLSYSGHGGQVPDTSNDEPDGVDETWCLFDGELIDDELYALLGTFTAGVRVLVFSDSCHSGTVVKMAYYNGTTAARSIGPDEGEIRYRAMPQSVAMRTYRANREFYDRIQKETKQVDLADVKASILLISGCQDNQLSQDGAFNGAFTGQLLRVWKNGLYKGSYRSFHKAIVKRMPPDQTPNFFTAGTPDPAFLKQRPFTI from the coding sequence ATGCCAAAGGGAATAGCACTCGCCATTGGACTCAACGCCGTTGACCCGAAACACTACGGCGGCTGGTCCGGCAAGCTCAACGCCTGCGAGGCCGACGCCGAGGACATGGCGGCCGTCGCTGCGGACAAGGGCTTTGCCGTCACGCCCCTCATGACCAAGGCAGCCACCCGGGCCAAGGTCATCGAAGCCATCGGCAAAGCCGCCAAGGCGCTCGGCAAGGGCGACATATTCATGCTCAGCTACTCGGGCCACGGGGGGCAGGTGCCGGACACGTCCAACGACGAGCCGGACGGCGTCGACGAAACCTGGTGCCTCTTCGACGGCGAACTGATCGACGACGAGCTCTACGCCCTGCTCGGCACGTTCACCGCCGGGGTCAGGGTCCTGGTCTTTTCCGACAGTTGCCACAGCGGAACCGTGGTCAAGATGGCCTACTACAACGGTACCACCGCAGCCCGTTCCATCGGTCCGGACGAGGGAGAAATCCGCTACCGGGCCATGCCCCAGAGCGTAGCCATGCGGACCTACCGGGCCAACAGGGAGTTCTACGACAGGATCCAAAAGGAGACGAAACAGGTGGATCTGGCCGACGTGAAAGCGTCCATCCTGCTCATCTCCGGCTGCCAGGACAACCAGCTCTCCCAGGACGGGGCCTTCAACGGCGCCTTCACGGGCCAACTGCTCCGGGTCTGGAAAAACGGCCTCTACAAGGGGAGCTACCGCTCCTTCCACAAGGCAATCGTCAAGCGGATGCCGCCGGACCAGACCCCCAACTTCTTCACCGCGGGGACGCCCGATCCGGCGTTTCTCAAGCAGCGGCCGTTCACCATCTGA
- a CDS encoding transcription elongation factor GreAB produces the protein MKKKAEERSIYITEFDLTRLEELLDKIDTESSRDSRHLQELEDELLRAEVVDPRQIPADVVTMNSRIALKDLATGEEMVYELVFPSDARLEENRISILAPVGTALLGYRAGDTISWKVPGGTRKIKITKILYQPEAAGDFHR, from the coding sequence ATGAAAAAGAAAGCGGAAGAGCGATCGATCTATATCACCGAATTCGATTTGACCAGGCTTGAAGAGCTGCTGGACAAAATCGACACGGAGAGTTCGCGGGACAGCAGGCACCTGCAGGAGCTGGAGGACGAGCTGTTGCGCGCCGAGGTGGTGGACCCGCGGCAGATTCCGGCCGACGTGGTCACCATGAATTCGCGGATTGCCCTGAAGGACCTGGCCACGGGAGAGGAGATGGTGTACGAGCTCGTCTTTCCCTCCGATGCGCGGCTGGAAGAGAACAGGATATCCATCCTGGCCCCTGTCGGCACTGCCCTGCTCGGGTACCGGGCCGGGGACACCATCTCCTGGAAAGTTCCGGGGGGCACCAGAAAGATCAAGATCACCAAGATTCTCTACCAGCCGGAAGCGGCGGGGGATTTTCATCGCTAA
- a CDS encoding hydrogenase, translating to MTDGGGMVSPGMLLLCASALAALSGVPLLVRSLSPAAGQKMATALMLLAAATGLGGAATTLVAGRTDTFLLSWGLPFGPAEMAVDPLSAFFALPILLVAACCSVYGLGYWPARNNPRTVRRLTFFFGLLVAALIGVIVARNGVLFLVAWEIMALSAYFVLTADHGKPEVRDAGTLYLITTHIGTLALFALFSLLKGTAGSYLFPAPASLATGGGVGAGIFLTALLGFGLKAGLMPLHVWLPSAHANAPSHISAIMSGVILKLGIYGMVRTVSFFAQIPLWWGIVLLVAGMASGIAGVAFALGQHDLKRLLAYHSIENIGIIAMGLGTALVGAAMGVPSLALLGMAGALLHVLNHATFKALLFLGAGTVIHAVGTREIDRMGGIARAMPRTALLFLTGAVAICGLPPLNGFVSEFLIYLGVFREAVHGTGAAAAVTSLAAPALALVGGLAVACFVKVFGVVFLGLPRSEEAARAHEAGRPMLAPMAVLGAVCVVVGLAPAAVAPLLDAAVHAWRPELALTAPALADLVPLGWLMAVAAGALATVAVIALLYARRLAAAPRGASPTWGCGYLAPTPRMQYTASSFADMLVRLFGGILRPHGTRPGIRSCAPAPAEFHTHVPETVLEHLYLPFITWANGRLAPIRRLQHGRLHLYILYTLITLVTLLLFGM from the coding sequence ATGACTGATGGAGGGGGAATGGTCTCGCCCGGCATGCTCCTGCTCTGCGCCTCGGCCCTTGCCGCCCTGTCGGGGGTGCCGCTGCTCGTCAGAAGCCTTTCCCCTGCCGCCGGCCAGAAGATGGCCACGGCGCTCATGCTCCTGGCCGCCGCGACCGGCCTGGGCGGCGCCGCCACCACCCTCGTCGCCGGCCGGACCGATACCTTTCTCCTCTCCTGGGGACTCCCCTTCGGCCCCGCCGAAATGGCCGTGGACCCCCTCTCCGCCTTTTTCGCCCTGCCGATCCTCCTCGTTGCCGCCTGTTGTTCGGTCTATGGCCTCGGCTACTGGCCGGCACGGAACAATCCTCGCACGGTACGACGCCTGACCTTCTTCTTCGGCCTCCTCGTAGCCGCCCTGATCGGGGTGATCGTGGCGCGCAACGGGGTCCTCTTCCTCGTGGCGTGGGAGATCATGGCCCTCTCCGCCTATTTCGTCCTCACCGCCGACCACGGGAAGCCCGAGGTGCGGGATGCCGGCACCCTCTACCTGATCACCACCCACATCGGCACCCTGGCCCTGTTCGCCCTGTTCTCGCTCCTCAAGGGGACGGCGGGGTCATACCTCTTCCCGGCACCGGCTTCGCTGGCAACCGGCGGAGGGGTCGGCGCCGGCATCTTCCTGACCGCGCTCCTGGGCTTCGGCCTCAAGGCCGGGCTCATGCCGCTCCACGTCTGGCTCCCGTCGGCCCACGCCAACGCCCCGAGCCACATCTCAGCCATCATGTCCGGGGTAATCCTGAAGCTCGGCATCTACGGCATGGTCCGGACGGTTTCCTTCTTTGCCCAGATTCCGCTCTGGTGGGGGATCGTCCTGCTGGTGGCGGGAATGGCGTCGGGGATCGCCGGGGTAGCCTTCGCCCTGGGCCAGCATGACCTCAAGCGGCTCCTGGCCTACCACAGCATCGAAAACATCGGCATCATCGCCATGGGGCTCGGCACGGCCCTGGTGGGCGCGGCCATGGGGGTTCCCTCCCTGGCACTCCTCGGCATGGCAGGGGCGCTGCTCCACGTGCTGAACCACGCCACCTTCAAGGCGCTCCTCTTTCTCGGCGCCGGCACGGTGATCCATGCGGTGGGCACCCGGGAGATCGACCGGATGGGAGGCATTGCCCGCGCCATGCCCCGGACCGCCCTCCTCTTCCTGACCGGGGCCGTGGCAATCTGCGGGCTGCCGCCCCTGAACGGCTTCGTGAGCGAGTTCCTCATCTACCTGGGGGTCTTCCGGGAGGCGGTCCACGGCACCGGCGCGGCCGCGGCCGTCACATCACTGGCCGCGCCGGCCCTGGCCCTGGTGGGGGGGCTGGCGGTTGCCTGCTTCGTCAAGGTCTTCGGCGTGGTCTTCCTGGGGCTCCCCCGGAGCGAAGAGGCTGCCCGCGCCCACGAGGCAGGACGCCCCATGCTCGCGCCCATGGCCGTGCTGGGCGCGGTCTGCGTCGTGGTCGGCCTGGCACCGGCGGCCGTAGCGCCGCTGCTTGACGCCGCGGTGCACGCCTGGCGCCCGGAACTGGCCCTCACGGCCCCGGCCCTGGCCGACCTGGTGCCCCTGGGATGGCTCATGGCCGTTGCCGCCGGAGCCCTCGCGACCGTGGCCGTCATCGCCCTCCTCTACGCCCGGCGGTTGGCCGCCGCGCCCCGGGGCGCCTCGCCCACCTGGGGCTGCGGCTACCTGGCCCCCACCCCCCGGATGCAGTACACCGCGTCATCCTTTGCCGACATGTTGGTCCGGCTCTTCGGCGGCATCCTCCGCCCCCACGGCACCCGGCCCGGCATCCGCTCCTGTGCGCCGGCGCCGGCGGAGTTTCACACCCATGTCCCCGAAACGGTGCTCGAACACCTCTACCTCCCGTTCATCACGTGGGCGAACGGCAGGCTCGCCCCGATCCGGAGGCTCCAGCACGGCCGGTTGCACCTTTACATCCTCTACACCCTGATCACCCTGGTGACGCTCCTGCTGTTCGGCATGTGA
- a CDS encoding polyphosphate kinase 2, which translates to MFESAELDHAMDKKTWRARVPPLREALLDAQYDLLEARGFPVVILISGVDGAGKGETVNILNEWLDPRHVETNAPGDASDEERERPPMWRFWRSLPPRGKIGIFFGSWYSGALSAHMEGRSKQAKLDQALERVRRFERMLADEGALVLKFWLHLSRDQQERRLKALEKNPRTRWRVTARDWKNFKVYERFRDLATHVLRATSTAEAPWTVVSGVDPRYRSLTVGSAILSALRARLDTPETPHQPRTALPASPATDAVMLLRSLDLSRTITKKRYEEELEELQGRLSLLTREPKFSKRAVVAVFEGSDAAGKGGAIRRITQALDAKIYRVVPIAAPSEDELAQPYLWRFWRNVPRLGRFAIFDRSWYGRVLVERVEGLCSSGDWMRAYSEINDFEEQLVESRIVVAKFWLAISPEEQLRRFREREETGFKRFKLTEDDWRNREKWGEYEAAACDMIDRTSTEIAPWTLVEAENKLYARIKVLRTLCERIEAVL; encoded by the coding sequence ATGTTCGAATCGGCCGAACTGGACCATGCCATGGACAAGAAAACCTGGAGGGCCCGGGTTCCTCCCCTGCGGGAGGCCCTGCTCGATGCCCAGTACGATCTGCTCGAAGCCCGCGGTTTTCCGGTCGTGATCCTCATCAGCGGCGTGGACGGCGCCGGCAAGGGGGAGACGGTCAACATCCTGAACGAGTGGCTCGATCCGCGCCATGTGGAAACCAACGCGCCTGGCGACGCCTCTGACGAGGAGCGGGAGCGTCCCCCCATGTGGCGGTTCTGGCGCTCCCTCCCGCCGCGGGGGAAGATCGGCATCTTTTTCGGGTCCTGGTACAGCGGGGCGCTTTCGGCCCACATGGAGGGACGGAGCAAACAGGCGAAGCTCGACCAGGCCCTGGAGCGGGTCAGGCGCTTCGAGCGGATGCTGGCGGACGAGGGGGCCCTGGTTCTCAAGTTCTGGCTCCATCTGTCCCGGGACCAGCAGGAGCGGCGTCTCAAGGCCCTGGAGAAAAACCCCCGGACCCGCTGGCGGGTCACGGCCCGGGACTGGAAGAATTTCAAGGTGTACGAGCGGTTCCGCGACCTCGCCACCCATGTCCTGAGGGCAACGAGCACTGCCGAGGCTCCCTGGACCGTGGTGTCGGGCGTCGATCCCCGCTACCGCTCCCTGACGGTGGGGAGCGCGATTCTCTCCGCCCTGCGCGCCCGGCTCGACACCCCCGAAACGCCCCATCAGCCCCGCACGGCGCTCCCCGCCTCCCCCGCAACGGACGCGGTAATGCTGCTCCGCTCCCTGGACCTCTCCCGCACGATAACGAAGAAGCGCTACGAAGAAGAGCTGGAGGAGCTCCAGGGGCGGCTCAGCCTGCTGACCCGCGAGCCCAAGTTCAGCAAGCGGGCGGTGGTGGCGGTGTTCGAGGGGAGCGACGCGGCCGGCAAGGGGGGCGCCATCCGGCGGATCACCCAGGCCCTCGACGCCAAGATTTACCGGGTGGTGCCCATTGCCGCCCCCTCGGAGGACGAACTGGCCCAGCCCTACCTGTGGCGCTTCTGGCGTAATGTCCCACGCCTGGGGCGTTTCGCGATCTTCGATCGTTCCTGGTACGGCCGGGTGCTGGTGGAGCGGGTGGAGGGCCTCTGCTCCAGTGGGGACTGGATGCGGGCCTACAGCGAGATCAATGATTTCGAGGAGCAACTGGTGGAGAGCAGGATCGTGGTGGCCAAGTTCTGGCTGGCCATCAGCCCGGAGGAACAGTTGCGGCGCTTCAGGGAACGGGAGGAGACCGGGTTCAAGCGCTTCAAGCTAACGGAGGACGATTGGCGCAACCGGGAAAAATGGGGCGAGTACGAGGCGGCCGCCTGCGACATGATCGACCGCACGAGCACGGAAATCGCGCCCTGGACCCTTGTGGAGGCCGAGAACAAGCTGTATGCCCGGATCAAGGTGCTGCGGACGCTCTGCGAGCGGATCGAGGCGGTTTTATAG
- a CDS encoding toxin, MazF family protein: MFKRGGIYSVNLAPEGNGTPETCPCVVVSNNISNEFSPVVTIIPLSFRNLEKIYEFETFLPAAKTGLAADAKLSSHIIITIDKAKVVGERLGFLSKTLMEQVEKALRFQLEL; this comes from the coding sequence ATGTTTAAGCGGGGGGGGATCTATTCGGTCAACCTGGCCCCGGAGGGGAACGGCACGCCGGAAACCTGTCCCTGCGTAGTGGTGAGCAACAACATCAGCAACGAATTTTCGCCGGTGGTCACCATCATCCCCCTCTCCTTCCGGAACCTGGAGAAGATCTACGAATTCGAGACGTTTCTGCCGGCCGCCAAGACCGGTCTGGCCGCCGACGCCAAGCTCAGCTCCCACATTATCATCACCATCGACAAGGCCAAGGTGGTGGGGGAACGATTGGGGTTCCTGAGCAAGACGCTCATGGAGCAGGTGGAGAAGGCGCTCCGGTTTCAGTTGGAGCTCTAG
- a CDS encoding chemotaxis protein CheD — MRHQRLEGRHIVRIAPGEYHVTTGGGVISTLLGSCVAACLFDPENGVAGMNHFLLSNRRYSRTMPFCFTEAGRYGIHSMELLINSLMRHGARRENLRAKAFGGASILVNRAEVGNFSCVGSVNARFVREFLANEGIPLLSADLEGERGRVIYFDTADFSVFVRKIRFQRSLVVAKRDRSVWEHGVRAHDEEPASVDLWLPG, encoded by the coding sequence ATGCGTCATCAACGCCTTGAAGGCCGTCACATTGTCCGCATCGCTCCCGGCGAATATCACGTCACCACAGGCGGGGGAGTCATTTCGACGCTCCTCGGTTCGTGCGTGGCCGCCTGCCTGTTCGACCCGGAAAACGGCGTGGCAGGGATGAACCATTTTCTGCTCAGCAATCGCCGCTACTCCCGCACCATGCCGTTCTGCTTCACCGAGGCGGGGCGCTACGGCATCCACTCCATGGAGTTACTCATCAACTCCCTCATGCGCCACGGCGCACGGCGGGAGAACCTCCGCGCCAAGGCCTTCGGCGGTGCCTCAATTCTGGTCAATCGCGCCGAGGTTGGCAACTTTTCCTGCGTCGGCAGCGTCAATGCCCGGTTCGTCCGGGAGTTTCTCGCCAATGAGGGGATTCCGCTCCTCTCGGCCGACTTGGAAGGGGAGCGGGGCCGTGTGATCTATTTCGATACAGCGGATTTTTCCGTGTTCGTCCGCAAGATCCGGTTCCAGCGGAGTCTCGTGGTGGCCAAGCGCGACCGGAGCGTGTGGGAGCACGGGGTCCGTGCCCATGATGAGGAACCGGCCTCGGTCGACCTCTGGCTGCCGGGGTAG
- a CDS encoding PTS fructose transporter subunit IIA, with amino-acid sequence MLLNAAEAARLLSTDEKTVKRWIRRDGLPATPVDGEPRINRIDLLEWATERGIKVLPEAYAGAGDEPGLFPSLSSALQAGGIHCNVPGDDKLTVLRNVVDLLPLPPQVDPEFVLQVLLAREALGTTAIGDGIAIPHVRNPILLQVAGSSITLCHLAAPVDFGALDGKPVQILFTLTSPTVKAHLHLLSRLAHALRDPRLREALKRPCDPAGILAAVAEIERSLGG; translated from the coding sequence ATGTTGTTGAACGCTGCGGAAGCGGCCCGACTTCTTTCAACCGACGAAAAGACCGTCAAGCGCTGGATCAGGCGGGACGGGCTCCCGGCCACGCCGGTGGACGGCGAGCCCCGGATCAACCGTATCGACCTGCTGGAGTGGGCCACGGAGCGGGGAATCAAGGTCCTGCCCGAGGCCTATGCCGGCGCCGGAGACGAGCCGGGGCTCTTCCCGTCCCTCTCCTCGGCCCTGCAGGCAGGGGGCATCCATTGCAACGTGCCGGGGGACGACAAGCTGACCGTCCTGCGCAACGTGGTGGACCTCCTTCCCCTCCCCCCGCAGGTGGACCCCGAATTCGTGCTCCAGGTGCTCCTGGCCCGGGAAGCCCTGGGCACCACCGCCATCGGCGACGGCATCGCCATCCCCCATGTGCGCAACCCGATCCTGCTCCAGGTGGCCGGCTCGAGCATCACGCTCTGCCACCTGGCTGCGCCCGTGGACTTTGGCGCCCTGGACGGCAAGCCGGTGCAGATCCTCTTCACCCTCACCAGTCCCACCGTGAAGGCCCACCTTCACCTGCTGTCGAGGCTGGCCCATGCCCTGCGCGACCCGCGGCTGCGGGAGGCCCTGAAACGTCCCTGCGACCCGGCGGGCATCCTGGCCGCCGTGGCCGAAATCGAACGATCCCTGGGAGGATGA
- a CDS encoding desulfoferrodoxin, whose product MDRRTFLKTAALGAVAAGIAREAVAAGRYYPVKADQSLFETINRAKDPAKKSPLEQKHVPVITAPKTVKAGEPFTVEVAVGEVIHPMGPTHWIQVIELNVGNEPAGRVDMQPRGFLSPKATFTVTIPKEAAPEGKITLVVNERCNLHGYWEGSIDIAVTG is encoded by the coding sequence ATGGATCGAAGAACCTTTCTGAAGACCGCCGCACTTGGCGCCGTGGCGGCCGGCATCGCCCGCGAGGCGGTCGCGGCCGGCAGATACTACCCGGTCAAGGCGGACCAATCCCTGTTCGAGACCATTAACCGCGCCAAGGATCCGGCCAAGAAGAGCCCCCTGGAGCAGAAGCACGTTCCGGTCATCACTGCCCCCAAAACGGTCAAGGCGGGCGAACCGTTCACCGTGGAGGTGGCGGTGGGCGAGGTGATCCACCCCATGGGACCTACCCACTGGATTCAGGTCATCGAACTCAACGTGGGCAACGAGCCGGCAGGCAGGGTGGATATGCAGCCGCGCGGGTTCCTGTCGCCCAAGGCGACCTTCACCGTGACCATCCCCAAGGAGGCGGCGCCGGAGGGGAAAATCACCCTGGTGGTCAATGAACGGTGCAATCTTCATGGTTACTGGGAGGGAAGCATCGACATCGCCGTGACCGGCTGA
- a CDS encoding hydrogenase — MLDIIIHLLLAILMPPLLLGVIVKTKAAFAGRVGAPFLQPYYDIGRLLRKGSVFSDTTTWVFRAGPVVTLAATAVAALLVPLGNHPAPVSFAGDMILFAYLFGLARFFTAAAALDTGSSFEGMGAAREVTFSCLAEPTLFFALITLARMSGSLSLTPMLTHATVGDWLTAGASLLLLVGALFLVLLVENCRIPFDDPTTHLELTMIHEVMVLDHSGPAFGLILYGAALKLFVLGALFMNVALPVRTGNALADWGIFVASMLVLAVAVGVVESVMARLRLIRIPQLLVAATILSAFAMLLILR; from the coding sequence GTGCTCGACATCATCATCCATCTGCTGCTGGCGATCCTGATGCCCCCCCTGCTCCTGGGGGTGATCGTCAAGACCAAGGCCGCCTTTGCCGGCCGGGTCGGGGCGCCGTTTCTGCAACCATACTATGACATCGGTCGACTGCTGCGCAAGGGGAGCGTGTTCAGCGATACCACCACCTGGGTGTTCCGCGCCGGGCCGGTGGTGACCCTGGCCGCCACCGCCGTGGCGGCGCTGCTGGTTCCCCTGGGCAACCACCCGGCGCCGGTCTCCTTTGCCGGGGACATGATCCTCTTTGCCTACCTCTTCGGCCTGGCCCGGTTCTTCACCGCCGCGGCCGCCTTGGACACCGGTTCCAGCTTCGAGGGGATGGGGGCGGCCCGGGAGGTGACCTTCTCCTGTCTGGCCGAGCCGACCCTCTTCTTTGCCCTGATCACCCTGGCCCGCATGAGCGGCAGCCTGTCCCTCACCCCCATGCTCACCCACGCCACCGTGGGGGACTGGCTCACCGCCGGTGCCTCCCTGCTGCTCCTGGTGGGGGCGCTGTTCCTGGTGCTCCTGGTGGAGAACTGCCGCATCCCCTTCGACGATCCCACCACCCACCTGGAACTGACCATGATCCACGAGGTGATGGTGCTGGACCACAGCGGCCCGGCCTTCGGCCTGATCCTCTACGGCGCCGCCCTCAAGCTCTTCGTGCTCGGGGCCTTATTCATGAACGTGGCCCTTCCCGTGCGGACCGGCAACGCCCTGGCCGACTGGGGGATCTTCGTGGCATCCATGCTGGTGCTGGCGGTGGCCGTGGGGGTGGTGGAATCGGTCATGGCCCGGCTGCGCCTGATCCGTATCCCGCAACTGCTGGTGGCGGCGACGATTCTCTCCGCCTTTGCCATGCTCCTGATCCTGAGGTAA
- a CDS encoding RNA polymerase subunit sigma-70: MTLDTTDALNRFLAGVERRAFRMARLATSDDDEALDVVQDAMLGFVRNYARKPEAEWPPLFHRTLQSRIVDWHRRSTLRSRFRAWLGRNDDKDGGDPLDEIADVNSPDPARQLLRRDLGSAIETALRKLPTRQRQAFLLRNWEGLDTAETAFAMGCSEGSVKTHLSRAVHALRGMLEEYGP, translated from the coding sequence GTGACGCTGGATACAACAGACGCATTGAACCGATTCCTGGCCGGCGTAGAGCGCAGGGCGTTCCGCATGGCGCGGCTCGCCACCTCCGACGATGACGAGGCCCTGGACGTGGTCCAGGACGCCATGCTCGGCTTTGTCAGAAACTATGCGCGGAAGCCCGAGGCGGAGTGGCCGCCGCTGTTCCACCGGACGCTCCAGAGCCGGATTGTGGACTGGCACCGGCGCTCGACCCTGCGGAGTCGGTTCCGGGCCTGGCTCGGCAGAAACGATGACAAAGACGGCGGCGATCCCCTGGACGAGATCGCGGACGTGAATTCGCCCGATCCGGCACGGCAGTTGTTGCGCCGGGACCTGGGGAGCGCCATTGAAACGGCCCTGCGCAAGCTGCCGACGCGACAGCGGCAGGCGTTCCTCCTGCGCAACTGGGAAGGGCTCGATACGGCGGAAACCGCCTTTGCCATGGGATGCTCCGAGGGGAGCGTCAAGACCCATCTTTCGCGGGCGGTGCATGCGCTTCGCGGCATGCTTGAGGAGTACGGACCATGA
- a CDS encoding rod shape-determining protein MreB, protein MASLREDIFGQASGDFAVDLGTTTTRVYRRGAGIVLSQPSMVAFRRGDGGMARLLDAGSGAHRMFGRTPAGIDVIRPLREGVVVDLAAGARMLRSFFDSISRSAHGPLRIIMGVPAGGSVRDRDNARAVARMAGADEVYLMEEPLALAIGAGADAADLWGTLVVDVGGGTTEVALVASGGIQCLRTVPVGGDAMDAAIAGYLERERGVLVGERTAEDLKIRLGAAADDGPPERARVRGRGVARGLPMEISVSSREVCAALREPVAAIAAAVRSCLDGIPSTVSLDLLDRGILMGGGGSLLRGMDRVLEREVLLPVTRVRDPLSCVARGSAAGLDYLGVLRKVERG, encoded by the coding sequence ATGGCATCGTTGAGAGAGGATATATTCGGGCAGGCGTCCGGAGACTTTGCCGTTGACCTGGGAACGACCACCACCAGGGTTTACCGGAGGGGGGCGGGCATTGTGCTGTCCCAGCCTTCCATGGTGGCGTTCCGGCGCGGTGACGGCGGCATGGCGCGGTTGCTGGACGCGGGGAGCGGCGCCCACCGGATGTTCGGCCGGACCCCGGCGGGCATCGACGTGATCAGGCCCCTGCGCGAGGGGGTGGTCGTGGACCTGGCAGCCGGGGCGCGCATGCTGCGCTCGTTTTTCGACAGCATTTCCCGCTCCGCCCATGGCCCCCTGCGGATCATCATGGGGGTGCCGGCGGGGGGGAGCGTCCGTGACCGGGACAACGCCCGTGCCGTGGCCCGCATGGCCGGGGCCGACGAGGTTTACCTGATGGAAGAGCCCCTGGCCCTGGCCATCGGTGCCGGTGCCGATGCGGCAGACCTGTGGGGAACCCTCGTGGTGGATGTGGGGGGCGGTACTACCGAAGTGGCCCTGGTGGCGTCCGGGGGCATCCAGTGCCTCCGGACGGTGCCCGTGGGGGGGGATGCCATGGATGCGGCCATTGCCGGTTATCTGGAGCGGGAGCGGGGGGTGCTCGTGGGGGAGCGGACAGCCGAGGATCTCAAGATCCGGCTCGGCGCGGCCGCGGACGACGGCCCTCCCGAACGGGCCCGGGTGCGCGGGCGCGGCGTGGCGCGGGGGCTACCGATGGAGATTTCGGTGAGCAGCAGGGAGGTGTGCGCCGCCCTGCGGGAGCCGGTGGCCGCCATTGCGGCGGCGGTGCGATCATGCCTCGACGGGATTCCATCGACCGTGTCCCTGGATCTCCTGGACCGGGGCATCCTGATGGGCGGCGGCGGGTCCCTGCTGCGCGGCATGGACCGGGTCCTGGAGCGGGAGGTGCTGCTGCCGGTCACGCGGGTGCGCGACCCCCTTTCCTGCGTGGCCCGGGGCTCGGCCGCAGGACTCGATTATCTGGGGGTGCTCCGGAAAGTCGAACGGGGATAG